A region of Trichoplusia ni isolate ovarian cell line Hi5 chromosome 21, tn1, whole genome shotgun sequence DNA encodes the following proteins:
- the LOC113504103 gene encoding NADH dehydrogenase [ubiquinone] 1 alpha subcomplex subunit 8: protein MVLTADVHLPEDSELTVSEVHLSSSTLIAGSFHLGKYCEQANNEYMLCRLEENDPRKCIKEGKAVTACTMEFFRKVKNSCLNEFNQYSNCIDKSSGDFSLRQCRNTQAVFDKCALDKLNIERPAFGYFTEARVHDTKRPKPLEEPKAVYPDSTPELPENAEKKPARFGSRFYWMTE, encoded by the exons atgGTACTCACCGCGGACGTTCACCTGCCCGAAGATTCGGAATTGACGGTGTCTGAAGTTCATTTATCGTCTTCTACTTTGATCGCTGGCTCCTTTCATTTAGGAAAATATTGTGAACAAGCCAATAAT GAATACATGCTATGCCGCTTAGAGGAGAATGATCCGAGGAAATGCATCAAGGAGGGCAAGGCTGTCACGGCCTGCACGATGGAGTTCTTCCGGAAGGTGAAGAACTCTTGCCTGAATGAGTTCAACCAGTACTCCAACTGTATTGACAAGAGCTCTGGCGACTTCAGTTTGAGGCA ATGCCGCAACACTCAGGCTGTGTTCGACAAGTGCGCGCTCGACAAGCTGAACATCGAACGTCCGGCCTTCGGGTACTTCACCGAGGCGCGTGTACATGATACCAAGAG GCCAAAGCCTTTGGAAGAACCGAAGGCGGTGTACCCGGACAGTACTCCGGAACTACCGGAGAATGCCGAGAAGAAACCAGCAAGATTCGGCTCTCGATTCTACTGGATGACCGAATAA
- the LOC113504104 gene encoding uncharacterized protein LOC113504104 → MNSKLATVLMAYCLIHFFSGSESSFIKPNNVPRVGRSNEEIGPFGQGSMGYVIKTSKNIPRMGRRNYDSENRYDIPKFYQLPNENFQVYEDDQQEYQAPIEAYFPKRLENMKR, encoded by the exons ATGAACTCAAAATTGGCAACGGTATTAATGGCATACTGCCTGATCCACTTTTTTAGTGGATCTGAAAGTTCCTTTATTAAGCCTAATAATGTTCCAAGGGTTGGAAGAAGTAATGAAGAAATCGGCCCATTTGGGCAGGGAAGcatgggctatgttattaaGACAAGTAAGAACATACCTCGCATGGGTAGAAGGAACTACGACTCG gaGAACCGTTACGATATCCCGAAGTTTTATCAGCTGCCAAATGAAAATTTCCAAGTTTATGAAG ATGACCAGCAGGAATATCAGGCCCCAATCGAGGCTTACTTCCCCAAACGCTTAGAAAACATGAAACGATAA